One genomic region from Marinomonas maritima encodes:
- a CDS encoding GyrI-like domain-containing protein encodes MQSIQMKEVTCDERQILGLSVRTNNAAEMKVETAKIGALHGAFQQQVTVNYENGAHLFGVYHDYESDHTGDYSVLLGSEESALTMTNTANKASLGTVTLSAGKYLVFSGAGEMPQVVIDIWGEIWRYFSGESLQGLPKYQRAFTTDFERYTSANSVDVYIAIL; translated from the coding sequence ATGCAATCAATACAGATGAAAGAAGTAACGTGCGATGAAAGACAAATTTTAGGTTTGAGTGTTCGTACGAATAATGCCGCTGAAATGAAGGTGGAAACAGCTAAAATTGGGGCTCTGCACGGTGCGTTTCAGCAACAAGTCACCGTGAATTATGAGAATGGTGCACATCTTTTCGGCGTATATCATGATTATGAATCGGATCATACTGGTGATTATTCGGTATTACTCGGCTCAGAAGAAAGTGCGCTCACAATGACTAATACAGCAAACAAGGCCAGCTTAGGCACTGTAACGCTTAGCGCAGGTAAGTACTTAGTATTTTCAGGCGCGGGTGAAATGCCTCAAGTAGTGATCGATATTTGGGGTGAAATTTGGCGTTATTTTTCAGGTGAGTCACTACAAGGATTACCTAAGTATCAACGTGCGTTTACAACGGATTTTGAACGTTACACCAGCGCCAATAGCGTGGATGTGTACATCGCGATTCTATAA
- a CDS encoding GFA family protein — protein MSQLTSPTASCLCQGVTIHATNIDPKFTVCHCGSCRKWGGGPLFMLHCGADVTFEGEDLIKEYDSSPWATRAFCVECGTHLFSRFKKAGVYNIPVGLFPKTEHLEMSMQYFIDLKPEYYCFSNDTPAMTEAEIKVHFAAEV, from the coding sequence ATGAGCCAGCTAACCAGTCCGACAGCCAGTTGTTTATGCCAAGGTGTGACCATTCATGCCACGAACATCGACCCTAAATTTACGGTTTGCCATTGTGGGTCTTGTCGAAAATGGGGTGGTGGGCCTTTGTTTATGTTGCACTGCGGCGCGGATGTGACTTTTGAAGGCGAGGACTTGATTAAAGAATACGACTCTTCGCCTTGGGCAACACGGGCTTTTTGCGTGGAATGCGGAACTCATTTATTCAGTCGGTTCAAAAAAGCCGGCGTCTACAATATTCCTGTTGGCTTGTTTCCAAAAACGGAACACCTAGAAATGAGCATGCAGTATTTTATTGATCTTAAGCCTGAGTATTATTGCTTCTCGAATGACACGCCAGCCATGACCGAAGCCGAGATAAAGGTTCACTTTGCGGCAGAGGTATAA